From the Candidatus Bathyarchaeota archaeon A05DMB-5 genome, the window GCAACTCGTCAAAAAACTAGAAGAGCATAGGCATTTCTTGGAGAAGGAAGCAGAACGTAAGAAGAGTCTTTTGCGGGCTGAAGCTGAACTGGTTGAAGCGGTAAAAGAGAAAATAGTCAACGTAGTAATAGACGAACTGAAGAAGGAAGGAAAGTTTGAAGAACTATTGCAGAAGATTCTAGACAAAAAAATAGACCCATCATCCGCTGCTGAAAAACTGTTAAGCGAAAAGTTGAAGAAGGCAGCACATAATGCCTAAACTTGAAAAAGGGCTTGTGCAAGTCTACACTGGAAACGGCAAAGGAAAGAGCACTGCAGCTTTTGGGCTTGCCTTAAGAGCAATAGGCAGAGGATTAAAGGTTTACATTATCCAGTTTATCAAAGGCGGATTTGACTACGGCGAGCTATATATTGTGGATAAGCTTCCAAACTTAACTTTGAAAGCCTTCGGCAGAGGAAAATTCGTAACAGAAAAGCCTCCAGCAGAAGTGGATGTGCAATTTGCTGAGGAAGCCTTAGCCTTGGCTGAAAAGATTGTCAAAAGCGGCGAGTACGACATAGTAATTTTAGACGAAGTTAACGTGGCTTTACACTTGAAACTGATTAAAACTGAAAGAGTTGTCGCGCTGATAAAAGCTAAGCCGAAGCATGTTGAGCTTGTTTTGACTGGACGTTACGCTCCAAACGAGCTAATGGAACTGGCTGATTTAGTGACAGAAATGCGAGAGATCAAGCATCCCTACAACAAGGGCTTCGAAGCAAGAAAAGGAATAGAATACTAAACCTTCGCTTCAACAATGTCGCCATCACACAGTTTAGACAACTTCAAAATTTTCATTTTGTCCACATTAACAACAACTAAGGGCATTGTATTTTAGCTTGTTGACTATTGTGATGGTGTTAGCAAGTTCTTTGGTGCACTAAAACATGAATGGCTAAAGTGTCGAATATGCTTCGAAGTCGCAACTTACGAGAACAATCGAAGCTTCCGCGGTTATTTTCTGATGGTTGGTGGAATAGCTATCAATGTCTGGGTTCCACGCACACCTCTAAGTTGCTGGATTTTCTCGATTATTCTACCCAAATCCTCCATTTTTGGAAACTCCACATAAACTACAGCGTCAAACTGTCCAGTTACCGCGTGCGCCTTTCTAACGCCTTCAATTTTAAGCGTAGCGTCTGCGACTTCCCATATCATGCCAGGTTCCGCATTAAGGAGAATGTAGGCTTCCAAACAATTTTTCCTCAATTACTATAATCTGTCGGTTAGAACATAAAAAACTTAAGAAAATCATCCGTTAAGGCAGTCTATGCTCACTCTATTTCAACGTTAACTTCTTGATTGGCCATTAGTTTTCCAAGAGTTTTTGCTTTTTGAACTACTTCACGTTCTATTTCGCTTTCGGGGTGTTGAAAGAAACGTAGTTTTATTGGTCCTTTTCCTTCTTCCAAGCTTCGGTTCCATGTTCCCACAATTTTGCCGTCTAATAGTATGGTCGGCTGCACTCCTCCGCCTACATACACATACTTTTCATATTTTTTGTCGATTAGTCTATCTCTTATCTTGTAACCTTTTGTGTAAGGGTCTTCGTAAGGAAGTAATTGCGCAGAACATGTTCTAGGCGGTTTGAACTTAATGAATTGTTTATAATCGGTGTGAAGCATTAAATGTTCTCGTTCAAAATTTTCAATGCTCACTCGTAGCAGTTCTTTTTCTATTGCTACCAGAACTTTCTTTAAGTCAGTTTTGTTGAAACCGGTCCACCATGCAATGTCTTCTTCGGTGACTGGACCAAATGTTTTGATATATAGCCTAACCAGCATTGCCTTTGCTTCTTCAATTTCCACTGCTTCAAGGTCCAGCTTAGGATAACCTTCTTTAAAGAGCATGTAGCGGTTGGCTTTCGTGATGCCAAGCGTCTTTGCACCTTTTTCGCTTATCACTATTCCTTGACGAACCAACAAGTTTAGAGCCATGTTTAAGTTAGTCATTCTATAGACGCTTTTTCCTTCCTTAAGCTCAAGAGTCCTAAGCATCGACTTTGGCAAGGCGCGTTTAATTTCGTGGAGAGTTTTTCCGCCGTTCTTCAAAATATTGTAGAGTTTCTCTTTTAATTCGTCAAATTCTTGTTGTGGCATTCCCGACTCTGGCGCGAGTATCTTAGCCGTAGCTTTTAGAACGTTGGGTTTTACTGCTTGGTAGATTATAGGTGCTAGTTCTATGGAAGTGATGAAGAGGGTGCCTCTCATGGCTCTTAAACGTAGTAAATTTCTTTTCTTGTAGAATTCTTCATCTAAATCGCTTCTTTTGAAATTTTTCATTCTGGCGAACAAGGAAAGGTAAGTTGTTCCCACGCTGGTAGCATGCAAGGCGATTATGTCATTGACTACTTGAATGATGCTTTCGCCTTTGGAACCCGGTAACAAATGGTGCTTATGAAGAATGTATTGCGTGGTGGCATGCTCTTCTAGGAACTGCATAAATATTCACTAATGAACAGATGTTATTAGAAGCTTTTCTCGTTTTTCGAAAAAGTCTTAATCATTTACAATCGCTTATACAATATGGGTGATTGTGAAATGGAAAGTGCAAAAGTAAAAGAAGCAAGACGAAATGAAATTGGATATTGTGGAAATTACTGTCGAACGTGCTATTGGTATACTGACGTTTTAAGAACGCCTGCTAAACAGCTATTAAATCTTGTTAAAGCGCATTTTGAAGTTGAAGGATGGATTGACCATGAAGGTGGCAGTTCTAAAGAAACAATTAAAGGGCTTGAAATTCTCTCTAAATGTGCATGTGCATTCAACTGTAAAGGCGGTAGTGGCTGGAGTGGCTGCCCAATTCGCAAATGTTGCATTACAAAGGGGATTGAATTTTGTTTTGAATGCTCTGATTTTCCATGCGATGCAAATTGGGGCGAAAAAAGTGCGCACTCAAACGTTTTCAATAAGGCGAAGATAGAAAGACTTCTGGAAATGAAAGCGATTGGAGTGGAAGAATGGATTAAGAAGCAATGGATATAAAAACTGCACACGCCTATTTCTGTTTTTTTCTTAAGAAAATTTTGAAAGTTTCCTGTAATTTCTTAAATGGTAAGGCTGGGCGTAGAAATTCTGGTTTGAAAGGATGAATTTCGCTCTCTAATAACTCCTTAAGCCGTGCATAATAAGCCTCAAACTCCTCTGCGTTGTTGCTTTTAAATTTGAATATGGGAATGCCGCCTTTTGGCGTCTCCCAACGTTCATCCCAAGCAAAAACCGAGCTTGCATCGCCGAATAAAGCAATGTTTCTTTCAATTATGATTTCTCTTTCGACATTAAACAAAACAACTAATCGATTGACATTCTTAACTTGTGTTGCGAGCAGAAAAGCGCGTGTAACATTATCTGGTGCTGTGGAGTCAATGATGACACTGTATCCTTTTTCAAGAAGCGTGTCTCGTGTTTCAGCAATCAGGGAATACACTAGAAATTCATCGCGGCACGGTGGAACTTCGTTAAAAAGCATTTGTCTCAGTTCGTCAACACCGATTCTCGCGAAATTTTTATGCTCAGCAACCAAGCGTCTTGCAAGCAAAGTCTTTCCAGTTTTCGGATAGCCGCTTAAAACGACATTCCACAGTCCTTTAACCGCGACATTCATTCATGAACCCCTGAATAGAAGTTATCATTTTAGTTATAACTAATCCAGTAAATTATAAATATGTTGTTTACTTAAAACTCTTGACACTTTTAAAGGTGATTAAATGAAAAAGTTAAAGGCGTTAATGCTGGCGCTTGTGGCTTTGCTCCCAATTTTTGCAGCTGCCGCTGCAGCCTACACTTTTGAAAGCTCAATCTACGGCAGAGTTATCGTGACCTACGCGATTCCGCCTACAGATGACTCCATGACCAATCCAGATTACAAGTTGCTAAGTTACCATTGGTACACAACCATTAACTATTACATAAACCCCAGCAACAAGTACGGCTTTTCCACAACAGCCGTAGTTAACACTATAACCGCTTCAGCCTACACGTGGGACAAAGAAACAGCCTTCCAAGTTTTCAGCTATAAAGGCACAACAACCCGAACTGCTGGAAGACGAGACGGCTACAACGTTGTCGCATGGGGCGCGTATCAAGCAGGTGTGATAGCCGTCACGTACATTTGGGCTAGTGGTTCCAGAATAGTTGAAACTGACTGCAGAATGAACACGTATTACCAATGGAGCCTCTCTGGACAGTCTGGCAAATTTGACGTGCAAAACATTATGACGCACGAGTTTGGACACTGGTGCGGTTTAGCCGACCTATACAATGATGTTGACTATTGGCTGACAATGTACGGCTATGCAAACTATGGAGAAACATACAAGCGGACGCTGGGATTAGGTGACATTCTCGGGTTAGAAGCAGTTTACGGAGCATAAAAGGCTTCTATCTCCCGTCACTCTTCCTTTTTTCTTGTATTTCAAACAACGCTTATGCATGATTAAGCCTTTATAAGAAGACTGCAGTTTTTAGCTACTAACAAAAGGGTAAGAGACGTTGCAGCAAAAACTGCCTGAAAAGCGTCATATCTTACTGTTAGGCGTGGCACATTCACTAAATCATTCGTTGTTTGTGATTGCACCGCCTTTGTTGGCTTTGATAATGGCTGACTTGGGCGTGACAAAATCTGTTATAGGCGCGGTTTCGACAGTTGCGTCTTTTCTATATGGCGTTGGCGCTTTGGTTGGTGGACCATTAGGCGACAAAATTGGAGAGACCAAAACGATTACCGTATGCCTTGCTTTCTCTGGATTATCCACCGTCATTATGCTCGCTGCAAACGCATTTGGAAACATTTACCTTTATGGATTAGCGCTGATTTTGATGGCTTCTTGGGCTAGCCTTTACCACCCCACTGCAAACTCGCTCATCTCAAAGGTTTTCAAGGGCAAGGTCGCCGAATCTATGGGACTGCATGGGGTGGGTGGAACGTTAGGCGTCGTATTAACTCCCACAGTAGCATGGATTATCGGCTCAACTTTTGGTTGGTCATGGGCTTTCGTCACTTTCGGCATGTTATGCATTCTACTTGCTTTTCTTTTCTCGAAAAAATTCAAGAAAACTAATAATGGAAACAATTATGGTGGAACAATAATTGATGCATTGAAAATTCGCGAGCTTTGGATATTGCTGATTTTCAACGTGGCAATTGGGCTTTTCATGAAAGGAGTTGAGCTATACTTTCCAACATACATTAATGAGAATCGGCAAGTTGACCAAGCATGGGCGTCGGTGGCGCTCACATTGGTTTTAGCTGCAGGGGTTCCAGGACAGTGGATTGGTGGTAAAGCCGCTGACGTGTTTGGTTCGAAGAAGGTTTTGATTGCTACATCGTTGGGTGTGTGTGCGGGCTTTTTGTGTCTTCTTTTTGTGCCAATTTATGTGGTGGGCGTGGCTGCCTTCATTCTGTTGTATGGCTTGTCATTTTATGCGCACCAACCCGCATTAAACTCGCTCGCTGGCTTTCTTTCTCCACAAAACCAGAGAGGGGCAGTTTACGGCGTATTCTTTTTCACTTCCTTTGGCATAGGTTCTATTTCGCAGTTGATTGCCGGATTCATCGCTGACTTGTATGGTTTGGATGTTGCATTTTTCCTCTTGACAATTTTTGCAGTGGCTGCGCTGTTGCTTTCGTTTAAGCTCCCAAAAAAGACAGAACGCACGTAAAAGGCGATATTTTTCCTTGCTCCTATAGTGATAGAATTCTGTAGGCTATTCCGCCCAGAAAAAGAGCAAGTCCAACGTCAATCAGCGTTATTATTAACGCTTTTTTCCACCCAAATTCGCGCTTTAAAGCGGCAATTGTTGCGAGACATGGAATGTAAATCATTGCAACCAAAGCGAAAACAATCATTTGAACAGCAGTTAAGGATTGCAGCGGAACAAGCTCGGCAAGCAATATAAGCGTTAACTCTTTGCGTAAAATGCCGAAAATTAACGGAATGCCTGCTAATACGGGAAGCCCAAGCCAACCACTTATAAGCGGACTTGCGCCGTTAACGATGTAAGTTGTAAATCCGGTTATGTCTAAAGCCACTATTGCTAGGCTTCCAGCTATTATTATTGGGAATGCTATGAAAACAAAGTCGCGTGTTCTGCTCCAAGTTTTTATTAAAATGTTCTTAATAGTCGGTCTTTTGTAAGGTGGCATCTCCATGATTAAGCCAACTGGTTCGCCTGGCAAAACTTTGAAGGCTATTCTTCCCAAAGCGAAAACGAGAATTAAGTCAAAGATGTATAAGGCTAAAGCTGCATGCAGCCCAACAAACCTTCCCACGAGCCCGAGAATTACGACGGTTCGTGCTGCACAGGGAATTAGAACCACCACAAATGCTGATAGGAGACGTTCGCGTTGTGTTTCCATGATTCTGCAACCTATGCATGCGGGAACGTTGCAGCCGTAGCCGAGCATTAAGGGTATGAAGGCTTTTCCGTGCAAGCCTATTTTGTGCATAAAATTGTCCATGAGAAAAGCTGCACGTGGCAAGTAGCCGCTGTCTTCTAAAAGTGCTAGGAGTATGTAGAAAGGCACAATGTAGGGCAAGGCTACGGAGATTCCAGCCAATACTCCAGACAAAACCCCCTTGTTGATTAGGTCAACAGCAATTTCGGGCAGAAACTGCGACAGTGCATTTGCAGTTTGGCTTGTTAAAATGCCAAAAGCGTAGTCGAAGCCTGCAGACACAAAGTTTCCGCCGACGAAAATTAACGTGAACATAACCGCCAAAATACCAACCAAAATGGGATATCCTAAAATCTTGTGTGTAGTTAACGCGTCGATTTTTTGCTCTAAACTTATTTTTGGAGGGGCTTCAACGGTTGTTACTGCTTTTGCTATTTTTGTTGCCAGACTGTATCTTTCGGATGCTATGATGACTGGAGAGGGTTCACCGTGAATTTTTTCCAGTTCACCCGCTAATTTTTCTGCGTATACGAGAACTTCTTTTCCATCTTCATAGTTTCTTATTTTTCCAGTAACATCTTCGTCTCTCTCTAGAAGCTTAATTGCAATCCACCTTGCCGGGTAAACTGCACAGATTTGCGGAAGCTTTACGCTGACAAGTTTTTCGATGGTTTCTGCGCGTTTCTCGATTTCTTTTCCGTAAGTGACCCTTAATGGTTTGAGCTGTTTTTCTCCGTTTGCAACAGCTATTACTGTCGAAAGAAGCTCGTTTATGCCCATGCCGGTTATTGCGACTGTTTGGATGACAGGCACGCCTAGGGCTGATGAGAGTTTTTCAGCGTCAATTCTTATGCCTTTTTTTGCTGCAAAATCAACCTGATTCAAATCCAATATAGTAGGCGGGTCAAGCTCTAAAAGTTGAAGCGTAAAATACAAATTACGCTCAAGCATCGAAGCATCGACAACATTCACTATACCATCTGGTTTTTCAGTGGCTATGTAATCTCTCGAGACAATTTCTTCCATAGAAAAAGTCGAGAGCGAATAAATGCCTGGCAAATCAATAATACGTATTGTGTAACCTTCAAAATGTAGCGTTCCCTCTGCCCTTTCAACCGTTTTTCCAGGCCAATTTCCAACTATCTGGTTTAAACCCGTGAGCTGGTTGAAGATTACGCTTTTTCCAACGTTCGCGTTTCCAGCCAACGCTATGCGAAGTTGTTTACCCATTAGCTTCAGTCCTTGAGGGTTTGACGAAAACTTTTGAGGCGACGCCATAGCCAAGCGCAAGCGCAGTGCCTCTGACTTCAATTTCCAATGGTCCGCGGAAAGGACATTTTCTGATAAGTTTGACTTCGACTCCAGGCGTCAAACCCATTTCTGCGAGTCTTCTGACGAGTCCGTAGCCTCCATGAGCGTAAACTATTACTCCGCTTTTTCCTTCTTCAAGGCATGTTAGAGAAAATGCTTCTTTATGGGCTGTCACAGCCTGCGGCTCAGTGATTGCCCTTCTATGTCTAAAGCGCATTATTTTTTGCCTCCGCAAGTTTGACCCAAACGCTAGAAGCATCACCGCAGCTTAGGCTGCATTCTTTTCCATCCACGCATAATACGAGTCGGGCGCCTTGTCGCTTGACAATGTGGATTGTTGCGTTGGGTTTTATTCCTTTGCTCGCTAAGAGTTGTAATCTTTCGCGGTTCTCATCGGAGATTTTTACAACTTTGCAGATTTCATTTAACCGTACTTCTGTTAGTGGATAACATTCTTGTTCTTCTATTTCGCCATGTTCGCTGGGAATAGGGTTTCCATGGGGGCAAACCTTTGGGTATTCAAGCTTCTTTTCTAGAAGTGCGATTACTTCTTCTGTTAAGGCATGTTCAAGTTTGCAAGCGTTTTCGTGGACGTCGCTCCAGTCAGCATTTAATATGTCGGTGAGTAGCCTTTCTGCAAGTCTGTGTCTTCTTATAATGTATAGGGCTAATGCTTCGCCTTTTGCTGTTAGTTTGACGCCTTTGTATGGTTCATGTTCCACTAAGTCGTGTCTCTCTAAATGTTCAATCGTGTTTGTTATTGAGCCGGGCACAACGTCCAGTTCTGCAGCTAACTCTTTTGTTTTGGCAACTCCGCTCCGTTTTTGGAGTCTATAGATTGCTTCTACATACTCTTCTGCGTCATAGGAAAGTTCCGTCGTCATTGATTATCACTTGAATTTACGAGCTCTCGTAACTTTTAACGTGGACGCACGGATAAACCTTTCGTTGCAAACGAATATGAACGAAGCTTATAAATACATAGAAAAGCAAAGCAGAACGCTCAATTGCTATTATCACAAACGCATGGAAAAACTTTCAAGCAAACAAGGTCGAAAGGAAACAATACCGCTTCTCCCGTGCTTTCTAGGGTAGATGCGCTTGAGTGATTAGAAATTCTGCAAAGTGTTACGCTGCGAAATATTGACGAATGTATGCAAATTAGCGCATAGATTTAAAAAAATAGTGGACTGTTAACTTAGGAATGTTGAGAATTTAAAC encodes:
- a CDS encoding Lrp/AsnC ligand binding domain-containing protein yields the protein MEAYILLNAEPGMIWEVADATLKIEGVRKAHAVTGQFDAVVYVEFPKMEDLGRIIEKIQQLRGVRGTQTLIAIPPTIRK
- the cobO gene encoding cob(I)yrinic acid a,c-diamide adenosyltransferase; translated protein: MPKLEKGLVQVYTGNGKGKSTAAFGLALRAIGRGLKVYIIQFIKGGFDYGELYIVDKLPNLTLKAFGRGKFVTEKPPAEVDVQFAEEALALAEKIVKSGEYDIVILDEVNVALHLKLIKTERVVALIKAKPKHVELVLTGRYAPNELMELADLVTEMREIKHPYNKGFEARKGIEY
- a CDS encoding metal-dependent transcriptional regulator, with translation MTTELSYDAEEYVEAIYRLQKRSGVAKTKELAAELDVVPGSITNTIEHLERHDLVEHEPYKGVKLTAKGEALALYIIRRHRLAERLLTDILNADWSDVHENACKLEHALTEEVIALLEKKLEYPKVCPHGNPIPSEHGEIEEQECYPLTEVRLNEICKVVKISDENRERLQLLASKGIKPNATIHIVKRQGARLVLCVDGKECSLSCGDASSVWVKLAEAKNNAL
- the feoB gene encoding ferrous iron transport protein B, with the protein product MGKQLRIALAGNANVGKSVIFNQLTGLNQIVGNWPGKTVERAEGTLHFEGYTIRIIDLPGIYSLSTFSMEEIVSRDYIATEKPDGIVNVVDASMLERNLYFTLQLLELDPPTILDLNQVDFAAKKGIRIDAEKLSSALGVPVIQTVAITGMGINELLSTVIAVANGEKQLKPLRVTYGKEIEKRAETIEKLVSVKLPQICAVYPARWIAIKLLERDEDVTGKIRNYEDGKEVLVYAEKLAGELEKIHGEPSPVIIASERYSLATKIAKAVTTVEAPPKISLEQKIDALTTHKILGYPILVGILAVMFTLIFVGGNFVSAGFDYAFGILTSQTANALSQFLPEIAVDLINKGVLSGVLAGISVALPYIVPFYILLALLEDSGYLPRAAFLMDNFMHKIGLHGKAFIPLMLGYGCNVPACIGCRIMETQRERLLSAFVVVLIPCAARTVVILGLVGRFVGLHAALALYIFDLILVFALGRIAFKVLPGEPVGLIMEMPPYKRPTIKNILIKTWSRTRDFVFIAFPIIIAGSLAIVALDITGFTTYIVNGASPLISGWLGLPVLAGIPLIFGILRKELTLILLAELVPLQSLTAVQMIVFALVAMIYIPCLATIAALKREFGWKKALIITLIDVGLALFLGGIAYRILSL
- a CDS encoding MFS transporter; amino-acid sequence: MQQKLPEKRHILLLGVAHSLNHSLFVIAPPLLALIMADLGVTKSVIGAVSTVASFLYGVGALVGGPLGDKIGETKTITVCLAFSGLSTVIMLAANAFGNIYLYGLALILMASWASLYHPTANSLISKVFKGKVAESMGLHGVGGTLGVVLTPTVAWIIGSTFGWSWAFVTFGMLCILLAFLFSKKFKKTNNGNNYGGTIIDALKIRELWILLIFNVAIGLFMKGVELYFPTYINENRQVDQAWASVALTLVLAAGVPGQWIGGKAADVFGSKKVLIATSLGVCAGFLCLLFVPIYVVGVAAFILLYGLSFYAHQPALNSLAGFLSPQNQRGAVYGVFFFTSFGIGSISQLIAGFIADLYGLDVAFFLLTIFAVAALLLSFKLPKKTERT
- a CDS encoding ferrous iron transport protein A, encoding MRFRHRRAITEPQAVTAHKEAFSLTCLEEGKSGVIVYAHGGYGLVRRLAEMGLTPGVEVKLIRKCPFRGPLEIEVRGTALALGYGVASKVFVKPSRTEANG
- a CDS encoding ATP-binding protein, which encodes MNVAVKGLWNVVLSGYPKTGKTLLARRLVAEHKNFARIGVDELRQMLFNEVPPCRDEFLVYSLIAETRDTLLEKGYSVIIDSTAPDNVTRAFLLATQVKNVNRLVVLFNVEREIIIERNIALFGDASSVFAWDERWETPKGGIPIFKFKSNNAEEFEAYYARLKELLESEIHPFKPEFLRPALPFKKLQETFKIFLRKKQK
- a CDS encoding winged helix DNA-binding domain-containing protein; protein product: MQFLEEHATTQYILHKHHLLPGSKGESIIQVVNDIIALHATSVGTTYLSLFARMKNFKRSDLDEEFYKKRNLLRLRAMRGTLFITSIELAPIIYQAVKPNVLKATAKILAPESGMPQQEFDELKEKLYNILKNGGKTLHEIKRALPKSMLRTLELKEGKSVYRMTNLNMALNLLVRQGIVISEKGAKTLGITKANRYMLFKEGYPKLDLEAVEIEEAKAMLVRLYIKTFGPVTEEDIAWWTGFNKTDLKKVLVAIEKELLRVSIENFEREHLMLHTDYKQFIKFKPPRTCSAQLLPYEDPYTKGYKIRDRLIDKKYEKYVYVGGGVQPTILLDGKIVGTWNRSLEEGKGPIKLRFFQHPESEIEREVVQKAKTLGKLMANQEVNVEIE
- a CDS encoding DUF3795 domain-containing protein → MESAKVKEARRNEIGYCGNYCRTCYWYTDVLRTPAKQLLNLVKAHFEVEGWIDHEGGSSKETIKGLEILSKCACAFNCKGGSGWSGCPIRKCCITKGIEFCFECSDFPCDANWGEKSAHSNVFNKAKIERLLEMKAIGVEEWIKKQWI